A portion of the Desulfosoma caldarium genome contains these proteins:
- a CDS encoding FKBP-type peptidyl-prolyl cis-trans isomerase, with product MKVQPHCSVTLHYTMEPEDDAPFPFPTGPFRMECLIGHGVLLPALEEALLGRNEGETVEVLLPPGAFGQDSSPKRLVPLSVEDIAEHGPHEPGAIRHIMDAQRRLQPFRVVKQDGRLVWADFRHPFADRSFRFRVRVEKVRWATLDEIKNAARHGAHH from the coding sequence ATGAAAGTTCAACCCCACTGTTCGGTGACGCTTCACTACACCATGGAACCGGAGGACGACGCGCCCTTTCCTTTTCCCACTGGCCCCTTTCGCATGGAATGCCTCATTGGGCATGGCGTGCTGCTTCCGGCTTTGGAAGAGGCCCTTCTTGGAAGGAATGAAGGGGAGACGGTGGAGGTGCTGCTGCCGCCGGGGGCTTTTGGGCAGGATTCTTCTCCAAAGCGTTTGGTGCCCTTGTCTGTGGAAGACATTGCCGAGCACGGCCCACATGAACCGGGTGCCATTCGGCACATCATGGACGCCCAACGCCGGCTGCAACCCTTTCGCGTGGTGAAGCAGGACGGTCGCCTGGTGTGGGCGGATTTCCGTCATCCCTTTGCCGATCGGTCTTTTCGGTTTCGCGTTCGCGTGGAAAAGGTTCGGTGGGCCACATTGGATGAGATCAAAAACGCGGCCCGTCATGGTGCTCACCATTGA
- a CDS encoding HD domain-containing protein, protein MKDQGPTVEPFDQTSQSPADLRAVAHFFFEMGMLKRTARSGFQFLGTGKESVADHCFRVAIIGFALARLSGHEDPYRVLCLCLFHDMAEARTGDMNYVNKQYVTVHEDKAVRDLTGRLPFGMELRSFMDEYRAGQTEAARLAHDADQLDLLLELKQQQDLGNAYATEWIRYAVERLQTPLGRQAARVILETDSAAWWFDGHDDWWVPRHRHQKKP, encoded by the coding sequence ATGAAGGACCAAGGCCCTACCGTCGAGCCTTTCGACCAAACTTCCCAATCTCCCGCGGATCTTCGTGCTGTGGCCCATTTCTTTTTCGAGATGGGCATGCTGAAGCGCACGGCCCGTTCCGGGTTTCAATTTTTGGGCACAGGCAAGGAATCCGTCGCCGACCACTGTTTTCGCGTGGCGATCATCGGTTTTGCCTTGGCGCGCCTCAGCGGTCATGAGGACCCATACCGCGTCTTGTGCCTGTGCTTGTTTCACGACATGGCGGAAGCGCGCACGGGCGACATGAACTACGTGAACAAACAATACGTCACCGTCCACGAAGACAAGGCAGTGCGGGATCTTACGGGGCGCCTTCCCTTTGGCATGGAACTGCGCTCTTTCATGGACGAATACCGAGCAGGCCAAACGGAAGCCGCTCGTTTGGCCCACGATGCCGATCAGTTGGACCTCTTGCTGGAACTCAAACAGCAGCAAGACCTCGGCAACGCTTATGCCACCGAATGGATTCGCTATGCCGTTGAGCGTTTGCAGACCCCTTTGGGTCGCCAAGCGGCCCGCGTCATTCTGGAAACCGACTCCGCTGCTTGGTGGTTTGACGGACACGACGACTGGTGGGTGCCAAGACATCGGCATCAAAAAAAGCCCTGA
- a CDS encoding carboxypeptidase regulatory-like domain-containing protein — MLTAQRNSRLETILAACCILIALTACLPVVAWGHKVNLFAYAEGGTVYVESYFPDGSPVVKGKLRVTDAKGTQVFEGTTDAQGKAQFAVPSEKSDLTLELNASMGHRAVFTLKKTEM; from the coding sequence ATGCTTACGGCACAACGGAATTCAAGGCTTGAAACGATCCTGGCCGCCTGCTGTATCTTGATAGCCCTGACCGCATGCCTGCCGGTTGTTGCCTGGGGGCATAAGGTCAACCTTTTTGCCTACGCGGAGGGCGGAACCGTGTATGTGGAAAGCTACTTTCCCGACGGATCCCCTGTTGTCAAGGGAAAACTTCGCGTCACGGATGCCAAGGGCACTCAGGTCTTTGAAGGAACCACAGATGCTCAAGGCAAGGCCCAATTCGCCGTGCCGTCGGAAAAATCGGACCTTACCCTCGAACTCAACGCCTCCATGGGTCATCGAGCGGTGTTTACGCTGAAGAAAACCGAGATGTGA
- a CDS encoding ADP-ribosylglycohydrolase family protein, giving the protein MDEKRQGMLWAAFAADALALGAHWIYDPKAIQERFGRLERYVTPGPNSYHPGKSAGDFTHYGDQMLVLLESVAACRARFDLQDFASRWRKLFANYTGYVDKATKGTLQRFAEGYGPEASGSASTDLAGAARIGPILYAMPDDPQACVAAARAQTAMTHNNAMVVEAAAYWTVVTQEVLVGKHPQDALESALQKLSLPELFASWVRHGLESASMETEAAVLDFGQSCAVDGALPSVVHCIARYAEDLREGLIQNVMVGGDSAGRGLLVGMVLGAHHGLRAIPQEWIEALRAGPKIRTLMEQIDGARIQETLRS; this is encoded by the coding sequence ATGGACGAAAAACGCCAAGGAATGCTTTGGGCGGCCTTTGCCGCCGATGCTTTGGCCTTAGGAGCCCATTGGATCTACGATCCCAAAGCGATTCAAGAGCGCTTCGGGCGCTTGGAACGCTACGTGACGCCGGGACCGAATTCCTACCATCCCGGAAAGTCGGCAGGAGACTTCACCCACTACGGCGATCAGATGCTGGTGCTTCTGGAATCCGTCGCTGCCTGCCGGGCTCGCTTTGACCTTCAGGATTTTGCCTCCCGATGGCGAAAACTTTTCGCAAACTACACAGGCTATGTGGACAAGGCCACCAAGGGCACCCTGCAGCGCTTCGCCGAAGGATACGGGCCGGAGGCGTCCGGGTCGGCATCGACGGATTTGGCCGGAGCGGCTCGCATAGGGCCGATCCTCTATGCCATGCCAGACGATCCCCAAGCGTGCGTGGCCGCAGCGCGAGCCCAAACGGCCATGACCCACAATAACGCCATGGTGGTCGAGGCCGCGGCCTACTGGACGGTGGTCACCCAAGAGGTGCTTGTGGGAAAGCACCCGCAAGACGCTTTGGAAAGCGCCTTGCAAAAGCTTTCTCTGCCGGAGCTTTTTGCATCATGGGTGCGGCACGGCCTGGAAAGCGCATCCATGGAAACGGAAGCCGCCGTTTTGGATTTCGGGCAAAGCTGTGCTGTGGACGGAGCCCTTCCGTCCGTGGTGCATTGCATCGCCCGATATGCCGAAGATCTGCGCGAGGGACTCATTCAGAACGTTATGGTCGGTGGGGATTCCGCCGGCCGAGGCCTTTTGGTGGGCATGGTGCTGGGAGCGCATCACGGGCTTCGGGCCATTCCTCAAGAATGGATCGAAGCGCTTCGCGCGGGACCTAAAATCCGCACGCTGATGGAACAGATCGATGGCGCACGAATCCAAGAAACCCTGCGATCATGA
- a CDS encoding hybrid sensor histidine kinase/response regulator, whose protein sequence is MKEKLSNPLAGKDSEFLQLLREAVFFVDSQGHIVYANPSACLLVGYDEEHLCRAHVSLFLRPQDVGRALGEASEQSKRPTRRGEYHLARANGTSIWVEMSAVAFPSSPQGLMVWIMRDVTACKALEADIAKRTKLEAVSTMASGIAHDWNNILSIILGNLDLALSKCRPEDPITPMLRSANAAALEARELIFKFLCFARSAVQERTTIHAGSLAEEVCRTTLAGKPVTGQVMYDNGLWSLKGDPQLLRTLLANVLDNARAASPVGGRILVRLKNTHVNSDDPLCSQLNPGPYLRIDIQDEGPGIPSEILDRVFDPYFSTKPRGTQKGMGMGLAVAWGIVQSHGGHIAITSRDQVGSRVTIYLPAVPDSRPLAAGLTEMEGPLRAKILVMDDEPMLRQLAEDVMEYLGYQCETARHGKEAVAKYKQAMDAGEPYDLVILDLTVKGGLGAIPTMAQLLAVDPKVKAVVYTGYSGDPILENYKLYGFQGALPKPYAVKDMADLIRRVLGKREH, encoded by the coding sequence ATGAAAGAAAAGCTTTCGAATCCCCTTGCAGGGAAGGATTCGGAGTTTCTGCAGCTCCTACGCGAAGCCGTTTTTTTTGTGGATTCTCAAGGACATATTGTCTATGCCAATCCGTCGGCTTGCCTTCTTGTGGGTTATGATGAAGAGCACCTCTGCCGAGCGCATGTGAGCCTTTTTCTGCGCCCTCAGGATGTGGGGCGCGCTTTGGGGGAAGCTTCGGAGCAGTCCAAAAGGCCGACGCGGCGTGGGGAGTACCACTTGGCGCGCGCCAATGGGACCTCGATATGGGTGGAAATGAGTGCCGTGGCGTTTCCTTCGAGCCCTCAGGGTCTCATGGTCTGGATTATGAGGGACGTCACGGCGTGCAAGGCACTGGAAGCGGACATCGCGAAACGTACCAAACTGGAAGCCGTGTCCACCATGGCCAGCGGCATCGCCCACGATTGGAACAACATTTTGTCCATCATACTTGGCAATCTGGATCTGGCGCTCAGCAAATGCCGCCCGGAAGATCCCATCACGCCCATGCTGCGCAGCGCCAACGCGGCGGCTTTGGAAGCGCGGGAACTCATCTTTAAATTTTTGTGCTTTGCGCGAAGCGCCGTTCAGGAAAGAACGACGATTCATGCCGGCTCTTTGGCCGAGGAGGTCTGTCGAACGACTTTGGCTGGAAAACCGGTGACGGGCCAGGTGATGTATGACAACGGCCTGTGGAGCCTCAAAGGGGATCCACAGCTCCTGCGTACCCTTTTGGCAAACGTGCTGGACAATGCGCGAGCCGCAAGCCCCGTGGGCGGACGTATTCTCGTGCGTTTGAAGAACACCCACGTGAACTCCGACGATCCTTTGTGCTCGCAGCTTAATCCAGGACCCTATCTTCGCATCGACATTCAGGACGAAGGGCCCGGAATTCCTTCGGAGATTTTGGATCGCGTCTTTGACCCGTATTTTTCCACCAAACCGCGCGGTACACAAAAGGGCATGGGCATGGGTCTTGCCGTGGCCTGGGGCATCGTCCAGAGCCACGGCGGGCACATTGCCATCACGTCGCGAGATCAGGTGGGCAGTAGGGTCACCATCTATTTACCCGCGGTTCCCGACTCGAGACCGCTTGCGGCGGGTCTGACCGAAATGGAAGGGCCTCTACGGGCCAAGATTCTGGTCATGGACGATGAACCCATGCTGCGTCAACTGGCCGAAGACGTCATGGAATATCTGGGATACCAATGTGAAACAGCGCGGCATGGCAAGGAGGCCGTCGCCAAGTACAAGCAGGCCATGGACGCGGGAGAACCCTATGATCTGGTGATCTTGGACCTCACCGTGAAAGGGGGCCTGGGCGCGATTCCGACCATGGCGCAACTCCTGGCCGTGGACCCCAAAGTAAAGGCGGTCGTCTACACGGGATATTCCGGGGATCCCATTCTTGAAAACTACAAGCTTTACGGCTTTCAGGGAGCCTTGCCCAAACCGTACGCCGTCAAGGACATGGCTGACCTGATCCGCCGGGTTTTGGGAAAGAGAGAGCATTGA
- the cbiQ gene encoding cobalt ECF transporter T component CbiQ, whose amino-acid sequence MNTVVLPWEWLGAGLGGMAAILAAFWFFRHVARVKKASMREHSPASELDTPLPELDADEARRSLFHRWDPRVKILSLTLFAFIAVSVHRWTSVFMGLVIAVVSVLVARTPWRWAAQRLGAISGFVLMLLVIMPLTVPFREGDGRLVIEGVSYVALNLRGLELAARIGAKAVIVALIMEPMLRTSPFSVTMAAVHRLGVPVTLCQMLLLMYRYVFVFRHEMQRMWIGMTVRGFRSRTGRYTLHDLSCFVGMLFVRSMERTQRVYEAMLCRGYRGVFPSTVRFALTPADWAWGSAWAVASLGVLAADRWPG is encoded by the coding sequence GTGAACACGGTGGTCCTTCCCTGGGAATGGCTAGGGGCGGGATTGGGCGGAATGGCCGCAATCCTTGCGGCTTTCTGGTTCTTCAGGCATGTGGCTCGGGTAAAAAAGGCGTCGATGCGGGAGCATTCGCCGGCATCGGAACTGGACACGCCTTTGCCCGAACTGGACGCAGACGAGGCCCGCCGGTCCCTTTTTCATCGCTGGGATCCGCGTGTCAAGATTCTTTCCCTGACCCTTTTCGCATTCATCGCCGTTTCTGTCCACCGGTGGACCAGTGTCTTCATGGGCTTGGTCATCGCCGTGGTGTCCGTCCTTGTGGCACGCACGCCCTGGCGCTGGGCGGCGCAGCGCCTTGGCGCCATCAGCGGTTTTGTGCTCATGCTTCTCGTGATCATGCCCTTGACGGTGCCCTTTCGCGAAGGGGATGGGCGGCTCGTCATCGAGGGCGTCTCTTACGTCGCCTTGAATCTTCGAGGTCTGGAATTGGCCGCGCGCATTGGGGCCAAGGCCGTGATCGTCGCCTTGATCATGGAACCCATGCTGAGGACTTCACCATTTTCGGTGACCATGGCGGCCGTGCACAGGTTGGGTGTCCCTGTGACCTTGTGCCAGATGCTTCTTCTAATGTATCGATACGTGTTCGTGTTTCGGCATGAAATGCAGCGCATGTGGATTGGCATGACGGTCCGTGGATTTCGCAGTCGTACGGGGCGGTACACTCTGCACGACCTCAGTTGTTTTGTGGGCATGCTCTTTGTCCGCAGCATGGAACGCACGCAGAGGGTCTATGAAGCCATGCTATGCCGGGGATATCGTGGCGTGTTTCCGTCCACGGTGCGGTTTGCGCTCACCCCTGCGGATTGGGCATGGGGGTCGGCATGGGCTGTGGCGTCTTTGGGCGTGCTTGCGGCCGACCGCTGGCCTGGGTAG
- a CDS encoding ABC transporter ATP-binding protein, with amino-acid sequence MHWQAAPIPVKPLAPSVLFHLENVSYTYPNGQEALRGVSLSFGHGEKIALVGQNGSGKTTLARMLCGLISPTQGRVWFEGRPVMKEDLAHLRRHVGLLFQDPDDHLFCTRLADDVAFGPLNAGVPTERTAAIVSQMLALMDLSPYAAKAPHHLSYGQRKRAALAAILACDPSVLILDEPTANLDSKNTEKLLEALHRFSGTLICISHDLMFLYGFCDRAVVLHRGSLHHDMDFHDFIAHRASLKEHGLDFSFRVQCCRHGHEGALAHDHDSLDHHSDDSRSAVVRKEPQSHGLSGAGSRQAVPPFCVMDRAAGVDHVPLLELHDYSYRYPDGTWGLRKVSLKVHDGERIALLGENGAGKSTLASVLLGIRTGRGLYRFQGQRVDKRVKKHLWRSVGMVFQDSMDQMVSASVWDEVAFGLKYLGVKDPELGRRVRSALDLVGLKGLEHRVPHQLSAGERKRLSLAAVLAMEPRVLILDEPTANLDPESEKRLLEILDELATTLILISHDICFVSSLTDRILLLHEGCLVQDLSTENFLMDDGLQSRYGLDVTYHNRCCRQILAMRDLEHHEHG; translated from the coding sequence ATGCACTGGCAAGCAGCTCCGATTCCCGTAAAACCCCTTGCGCCATCGGTCCTTTTTCACCTTGAGAACGTTTCCTACACGTATCCGAACGGTCAAGAGGCCTTGCGCGGCGTCTCTTTGAGCTTCGGCCATGGGGAAAAAATTGCCCTGGTTGGCCAGAACGGATCGGGCAAAACCACTCTGGCCAGAATGCTCTGCGGCCTCATCAGCCCCACGCAGGGGCGTGTGTGGTTTGAAGGCCGACCCGTAATGAAAGAGGATCTGGCCCATCTGCGGCGCCACGTGGGCCTGCTCTTTCAGGACCCGGACGATCATCTCTTTTGCACACGCCTGGCGGACGATGTGGCCTTTGGGCCCCTCAATGCGGGTGTCCCGACGGAACGGACCGCGGCCATCGTCTCCCAAATGCTGGCCCTGATGGACTTAAGCCCTTATGCCGCCAAGGCACCTCACCATTTGAGCTACGGCCAGCGAAAACGGGCGGCTCTGGCCGCGATTCTGGCCTGCGACCCCTCGGTGCTCATTCTCGACGAACCCACGGCCAACCTGGATTCCAAGAACACGGAAAAGCTTCTGGAAGCTCTTCATCGCTTCTCGGGAACGCTCATTTGTATCAGCCACGACCTCATGTTTCTTTACGGGTTCTGTGATCGGGCTGTCGTGCTTCACCGTGGAAGCCTGCATCACGACATGGATTTTCATGACTTCATCGCCCACCGCGCTTCCCTCAAGGAACATGGACTGGATTTCAGTTTCCGCGTCCAGTGCTGCCGCCATGGGCACGAAGGCGCCTTGGCCCACGACCATGACTCATTGGATCATCACTCCGATGACTCAAGAAGCGCCGTGGTAAGAAAAGAACCCCAATCGCATGGCCTATCAGGAGCCGGCTCACGGCAAGCCGTGCCGCCATTCTGTGTCATGGACCGGGCGGCAGGCGTCGACCACGTTCCGCTTCTGGAACTGCACGACTATTCGTACCGCTATCCCGATGGCACGTGGGGACTTCGAAAGGTTTCTTTGAAGGTGCACGACGGCGAGCGCATCGCGCTTCTCGGAGAAAACGGCGCGGGAAAATCCACCCTGGCGTCGGTGCTTCTGGGGATTCGCACCGGAAGGGGTCTTTATCGTTTTCAGGGCCAACGCGTGGACAAGCGCGTCAAAAAGCACTTATGGCGTTCCGTGGGCATGGTCTTTCAGGACTCCATGGACCAGATGGTTTCTGCCAGTGTATGGGACGAGGTGGCTTTCGGGCTGAAATATTTGGGCGTAAAAGACCCGGAACTGGGGCGCCGCGTTCGGTCGGCACTGGATCTGGTCGGCCTAAAAGGCCTGGAGCATCGAGTGCCACACCAGCTCAGTGCGGGGGAGCGCAAGCGATTGTCTCTTGCCGCCGTGTTGGCCATGGAACCTCGCGTGCTCATTTTGGATGAACCGACGGCCAACCTGGATCCGGAAAGCGAAAAACGGCTTCTTGAAATCCTGGATGAGCTGGCAACGACCCTGATCCTCATCAGTCACGACATCTGCTTTGTCTCCTCCCTCACCGACCGCATCCTGCTCCTTCATGAGGGCTGTTTGGTGCAGGACCTTTCCACGGAAAATTTCCTCATGGACGACGGACTGCAATCGCGTTATGGATTAGACGTGACGTACCACAATCGATGCTGCCGGCAGATTCTGGCCATGCGTGATCTTGAGCACCATGAGCATGGGTGA
- a CDS encoding HEAT repeat domain-containing protein, which translates to MTEKLPSPSSGSAEPTPSPWQPVYDIFQGVSRETVCARYGLREQDLDKLITDYKISRRQMALADEFIVRKVGRNDPCPCGSGKKYKKCCMALHDEARKTLPKEELHKLEKRLQQREKLQEDITKGFQALMKESYGKARKLAEQRLEKFPEDDRLHDIVVAACLGQGDYDAAFYRARTRYQVAVEEKDFFQENGYHKREGLERAQLVHFYSPSTWLEKLWIAQRARAYAKEFPTDDNNRLRQRVFRLKVANDLRRFPQKDTTGFEVRRTALAAVVEEIHKEGPAAVPYLLPLCYNFSWASLFVPELIHTSGHEASARLLAELSMFRFPYFSQMCLKYLEEIGEAAVAVIEKTLMENTAFDELKTGLLMVLGAVHTEESFQILARMTEHQSPYVVNWAAQALGRQKNPAALPYLEKAKARLGELSKIQGAIQDLVQNMERGSV; encoded by the coding sequence ATGACCGAAAAACTGCCCTCCCCGTCCTCCGGTTCCGCGGAACCGACCCCAAGCCCTTGGCAGCCTGTGTACGATATTTTTCAAGGGGTGAGCCGCGAAACGGTCTGCGCGCGCTACGGCCTTCGAGAGCAAGACCTGGACAAGCTTATCACCGACTACAAGATCTCCCGGCGTCAAATGGCGCTGGCGGATGAATTTATCGTGCGCAAAGTGGGCCGAAACGATCCCTGCCCTTGTGGTTCCGGGAAAAAATACAAGAAATGCTGCATGGCTCTTCACGACGAAGCGCGCAAGACCTTACCCAAAGAAGAACTGCACAAGCTCGAGAAGCGCCTTCAGCAAAGGGAAAAACTTCAGGAAGACATCACCAAGGGCTTTCAGGCCCTTATGAAAGAATCCTACGGCAAGGCTCGAAAACTGGCCGAACAGCGCTTAGAAAAATTTCCGGAAGATGATCGGCTGCATGACATCGTCGTGGCTGCCTGCTTGGGGCAGGGAGACTACGACGCCGCTTTTTACCGAGCCCGCACCCGCTATCAGGTAGCCGTGGAAGAAAAAGACTTCTTTCAGGAAAACGGCTACCATAAGAGGGAAGGGTTGGAGCGGGCGCAGTTGGTGCATTTCTACTCGCCCAGCACGTGGCTCGAAAAGTTGTGGATCGCTCAAAGAGCCCGCGCCTACGCCAAGGAATTCCCCACCGACGACAACAACCGGCTCAGGCAGCGTGTCTTCCGACTCAAAGTCGCCAACGACCTCAGGAGATTCCCTCAAAAGGACACGACCGGCTTTGAGGTGCGCCGAACCGCCCTGGCCGCCGTCGTTGAGGAGATTCATAAGGAAGGCCCGGCCGCCGTCCCGTATCTTCTGCCTCTGTGCTACAATTTTTCCTGGGCCAGCCTGTTTGTACCGGAACTGATCCATACTTCAGGACACGAGGCATCGGCGCGGCTTTTGGCCGAACTGTCCATGTTTCGGTTTCCCTACTTTTCGCAAATGTGTTTGAAGTATCTAGAAGAGATTGGGGAAGCGGCCGTCGCCGTCATTGAAAAGACCCTTATGGAAAACACAGCCTTTGACGAACTGAAAACCGGCCTGCTCATGGTGTTGGGTGCTGTGCACACGGAAGAGAGCTTTCAGATTTTGGCGCGCATGACGGAACACCAGAGCCCCTATGTGGTGAACTGGGCGGCGCAAGCCCTTGGGCGGCAAAAAAACCCCGCGGCCTTGCCATACCTTGAAAAGGCCAAGGCCAGGCTCGGGGAGCTCAGCAAGATTCAGGGAGCCATTCAAGACCTGGTGCAGAACATGGAGCGCGGGTCCGTGTGA
- a CDS encoding chemotaxis protein CheW, protein MTGLEDKSSKVQNVAYRGYIDGSVDFFGPQIEVLTGYRRDEFLSRQVKWTDIIFEEDRHHVKNAFVQALKGDKTYSRQYRIRTKKGDVLWIQEWGQIVCDDQGKVEYVLGILVDITERKHSEELDLRIKKRTGKYLVFILNKQDFAVPIQRVKEIVGLLPITALPQAPPHIRGIINLRGKIIPVVDLHLRLQVDSQGIGERAAIIILDVEVANTIIPVGVLVDAVSEVLNIQGEHIEEMEEVFYEENSKIFSGMAKVDGKVKIILNVDRVIEVEDLETLPVQS, encoded by the coding sequence ATGACGGGATTGGAGGACAAATCGTCCAAGGTTCAGAATGTGGCCTACAGAGGTTACATCGATGGATCCGTAGACTTTTTCGGCCCGCAGATAGAGGTCTTAACGGGTTATCGGCGAGATGAATTTCTTTCTCGTCAAGTCAAGTGGACGGACATCATTTTTGAGGAAGACAGACATCATGTGAAAAATGCGTTTGTTCAGGCTCTTAAAGGGGATAAGACCTATAGTCGTCAATATCGTATTCGGACGAAGAAAGGGGACGTGCTCTGGATTCAAGAATGGGGCCAGATCGTCTGCGACGACCAGGGCAAGGTGGAATATGTCCTCGGGATTCTTGTGGACATCACAGAGCGTAAGCACTCAGAAGAATTGGATCTTCGAATAAAGAAAAGAACAGGGAAATATCTCGTATTCATCCTGAACAAACAAGACTTTGCGGTTCCCATTCAAAGGGTGAAAGAAATTGTGGGGCTTCTCCCGATTACTGCACTGCCTCAGGCTCCGCCGCATATCCGCGGTATCATCAACCTTCGTGGAAAGATCATTCCCGTAGTTGATCTGCATTTGAGGCTCCAAGTGGATTCCCAAGGGATTGGAGAGAGAGCGGCCATCATCATTTTGGATGTTGAAGTCGCCAACACGATTATTCCCGTTGGGGTTCTGGTGGATGCCGTCTCTGAGGTGTTGAACATTCAAGGAGAGCATATCGAAGAGATGGAAGAAGTCTTTTATGAGGAAAACAGTAAGATTTTCTCGGGAATGGCCAAAGTGGATGGCAAGGTCAAAATCATCTTGAATGTGGACCGTGTGATAGAAGTGGAAGACCTGGAGACCCTCCCCGTCCAAAGCTGA
- the cbiM gene encoding cobalt transporter CbiM — translation MHLSDGVLPTAVAVGSFVASGLCVAVSLKKTDPDNLPKIAVMTSAFFVASLIHVPLGPTSVHLLLPGLVGILTGWSAFLSIFLGLVLQSLLFQFGGLTALGANGLMMGLPAWCAAWLYRRASGRQGKGMPVVAALASGTAVALAALILAALLATGGEDFFGVAKIAILAHVPVLVVEGVVSAFVVGFLQKVKPELLWAPMERRGA, via the coding sequence ATGCATCTTTCCGACGGTGTTCTTCCCACGGCCGTGGCGGTGGGATCCTTTGTGGCGTCGGGGTTGTGCGTCGCTGTGAGTCTCAAGAAAACCGACCCGGACAATTTACCCAAGATTGCCGTGATGACGTCGGCCTTCTTTGTGGCTTCCCTCATTCATGTACCTCTTGGCCCCACCAGTGTGCATCTCTTGCTTCCCGGTCTGGTGGGAATCCTTACGGGTTGGAGCGCGTTCTTGTCCATTTTCTTGGGATTGGTCCTGCAGTCACTGCTGTTTCAATTCGGAGGGCTCACCGCCTTGGGGGCCAATGGCCTCATGATGGGCTTGCCGGCCTGGTGTGCTGCATGGTTGTATCGGCGCGCGTCAGGCCGCCAAGGCAAGGGAATGCCCGTGGTAGCGGCATTGGCTTCCGGCACGGCCGTGGCTCTGGCTGCCCTGATTCTCGCCGCTTTATTGGCAACGGGGGGTGAAGACTTTTTCGGTGTGGCCAAGATTGCCATACTGGCCCACGTGCCGGTTCTTGTGGTGGAAGGGGTGGTCTCGGCCTTTGTGGTCGGTTTTCTTCAAAAGGTGAAGCCGGAGCTTTTGTGGGCGCCCATGGAGCGGAGGGGCGCGTGA